The Hydra vulgaris chromosome 11, alternate assembly HydraT2T_AEP genome contains a region encoding:
- the LOC136087638 gene encoding L-rhamnose-binding lectin CSL3-like — protein MAKGVVPLAIVFALIIGAAAAAGQSQLRIARACEGSDLKIVCNGQDTIEVVHANYGRTLSGVCHGAYDTNINCNNQKKSLEVVLGSCSGKSSCVVQASNGVFGDPCVGTYKYLEVHYHCKPQVHIARACENSDLKIDCNGHGTIEIVNANYGRTLSGICPGAQDTNKNCNNQKISIEIVNKSCATKTSCVVHASNGVFGDPCVGTYKYLEVQYRCRRHDVY, from the exons ATGGCAAAAGGAGTAGTACCACTTGCAattgtttttgctttaattatTGGAGCTGCTGCGGCTGCTG GTCAATCACAACTTCGTATTGCTAGAGCATGTGAAGGCAGCGatctaaaaattgtttgcaaCGGACAGGACACAATTGAAGTGGTTCATGCAAACTACGGTAGAACATTGTCTGGTGTTTGCCATGGTGCCTATGACACAAACATAAACTGTAATAACCAAAAAAAGTCACTTGAAGTTGTTCTTGGAAGTTGTTCAGGCAAGTCTTCATGTGTTGTTCAAGCATCCAATGGAGTGTTTGGTGATCCATGCGTCGGAACATACAAATACCTCGAAGTGCACTATCATT gtAAACCACAAGTTCATATTGCTCGGGCGTGTGAAAACAGCGATCTAAAAATTGATTGCAACGGCCACGGAACAATTGAAATAGTCAATGCAAATTACGGTAGAACATTGTCTGGTATTTGCCCCGGTGCACAagacacaaataaaaattgtaacaatcAGAAAATATCAATTGAGATTGTTAACAAAAGTTGTGCAACAAAAACCTCGTGCGTTGTTCATGCTTCCAATGGAGTTTTTGGTGATCCCTGCGTAGGAACTTACAAGTACCTCGAAGTGCAATATCGTTGTAGAAGACACGATGTTTATTAG